A stretch of Gemmatimonas sp. DNA encodes these proteins:
- a CDS encoding leishmanolysin-related zinc metalloendopeptidase, with translation MSTQSYCVRAVLAVGALFLVACGDDPQVPTAAVPVETPAFTARVSTAVPTAPSVRVTDQQGKHIRGLLVRWRVSSGGGRVTNDSSRTDAAGVAVSGGWLLGTVAGTQTLTATVEGLPPTVFTATALPGPLATVALATVDNQVATVNTDVPAAPAVRAEDQFGNVIAGLPVTFAVIEGNGTVVGPSQTTNAQGIAAATAWRLGTLAGVQRVQATVTDQQQGRAATAVVNALAQAGAAADLIRIAGDNQVGSFGNAVPVPPGVRVVDIFGNGVGNVPVTFTPGPASGTVASAQQTSDPANGTAFVGAWILGPTEPRQTLVASSPALPGRAVSFTATVSTSQFDIDVRFIGTVNNPVVRQAFLTAAAKWRTIIVGNLHDTRVVEGAGECASWIPAVNEVINDVVIYARVAPIDGAGDSTGNILGQAGPCAVNTRTWLTTYGLMEFDEFDLNALVAEGLLTDVIVHEMGHVLGIGTLWDVQRALLVGEGGNDPYFQGAGARTQFTRLNRAVYSGTPVPVENSGGIGTRDSHWRESILRNELMTGFLNRSSNPLSALSVGSLQDLGYTVNLTAAEGFSFAAALYRFPVEQTSRRLHNDVKRLPLKGFDERGRVTRLRQ, from the coding sequence AGTGAGAGTGACCGATCAGCAAGGGAAGCACATTCGCGGGCTTCTCGTGCGCTGGCGCGTCTCCAGCGGCGGTGGTCGGGTCACGAACGATTCCTCCCGTACCGACGCGGCGGGTGTGGCGGTATCCGGTGGCTGGCTGCTGGGCACCGTCGCCGGAACGCAGACGCTCACCGCGACCGTAGAAGGGCTTCCCCCCACGGTGTTCACCGCGACGGCGCTGCCGGGCCCGTTGGCCACCGTGGCCCTCGCCACCGTGGACAATCAGGTGGCGACCGTGAATACCGACGTCCCTGCCGCGCCGGCGGTGCGCGCCGAAGATCAGTTCGGCAACGTGATTGCCGGACTGCCCGTCACCTTTGCCGTCATCGAAGGCAATGGCACCGTGGTCGGCCCGTCGCAGACCACCAATGCACAGGGCATCGCCGCCGCCACGGCGTGGCGGCTGGGGACACTTGCCGGGGTGCAGCGTGTCCAGGCGACCGTGACTGACCAGCAGCAGGGACGCGCCGCCACCGCCGTGGTCAACGCCCTGGCACAGGCCGGCGCCGCGGCCGACCTCATCCGGATCGCCGGCGACAATCAGGTCGGCTCCTTCGGCAATGCCGTGCCGGTACCGCCGGGGGTGCGAGTCGTTGACATCTTCGGCAACGGCGTGGGCAACGTCCCGGTCACCTTCACTCCCGGGCCGGCCTCCGGCACCGTGGCCTCGGCACAACAGACCTCCGACCCCGCCAACGGCACCGCCTTCGTGGGCGCGTGGATTCTCGGCCCCACCGAACCGCGGCAGACGCTCGTGGCCAGCAGCCCCGCGCTCCCGGGACGCGCGGTGAGCTTCACCGCCACCGTGAGCACGTCACAGTTCGACATCGACGTGCGCTTCATCGGCACTGTGAACAATCCCGTTGTCCGCCAGGCGTTTCTCACCGCCGCGGCCAAGTGGCGCACCATCATCGTGGGCAACCTGCACGACACTCGCGTCGTCGAGGGGGCGGGGGAGTGCGCCTCCTGGATCCCCGCCGTCAACGAAGTCATCAACGATGTGGTGATCTACGCCCGTGTCGCCCCCATCGACGGCGCGGGAGACTCCACCGGAAACATTCTCGGTCAAGCAGGGCCCTGCGCCGTGAACACGCGCACGTGGCTCACCACGTACGGGCTCATGGAGTTCGACGAGTTCGACCTCAATGCGCTCGTGGCCGAGGGGCTGCTCACCGATGTGATCGTGCACGAGATGGGGCATGTGCTGGGGATCGGTACCCTCTGGGATGTGCAGCGCGCGCTGCTGGTGGGAGAGGGCGGTAACGACCCGTACTTCCAGGGGGCGGGTGCCCGTACGCAGTTCACGCGGCTCAACCGGGCTGTATACTCGGGCACGCCGGTCCCTGTCGAGAACAGCGGCGGTATCGGCACCCGTGATTCGCATTGGCGCGAGAGCATTCTGCGCAACGAACTCATGACCGGGTTTCTCAATCGCAGCAGCAATCCGCTGAGTGCGCTCTCCGTGGGCTCGCTGCAGGATCTCGGCTACACCGTCAACCTCACGGCCGCCGAAGGCTTCTCGTTCGCGGCGGCCCTCTACCGCTTCCCGGTGGAGCAGACCAGCCGCCGGTTGCACAACGACGTGAAGCGGCTCCCGCTCAAGGGCTTCGACGAACGGGGGCGCGTCACCCGACTGCGGCAGTGA